TGCGGTCGCGCCGCACCTTGGCCTGAGTGACTTCAACACCGCAACGGTCGCAGACGATACCGCGGAAGCGGATGCGTTTGTACTTGCCGCACGAGCACTCCCAGTCCTTGACGGGACCGAAGATGCGTTCGCAGAACAAGCCGTCGCGTTCGGGTTTGAACGAGCGGTAGTTGATCGTTTCCGGTTTAGTGACTTCGCCGTAAGACCACGACAGAATGACTTCCGGCGACGCCAACTGTATCTTCATCGCTTTGAAGTCCGAGGGCCGCTTCTGCTGTTTAACGGAAAAATCGACCACTAGGATACCTCCTTCAGCTGACATTCCTTGACCATAGTTAGCTCTCGATCAATTCGACATCGAGGCCGAGACTGCGCAATTCCTTGACGAGGACGTTAAACGACTCCGGCACGCCGGGTTCGGGCGGATTTTCGCCTTTAACGATGGCCTCGTAGATCTTGGAACGTCCGACGACGTCGTCCGATTTGACGGTGAGCATTTCCTGCAACGCGTAGGCCGCGCCGTAGGCCTCCAATGCCCAGACCTCCATTTCGCCGAAACGCTGGCCGCCGAACTGCGCCTTGCCCCCAAGGGGCTGCTGCGTGACCAACGAATACGGTCCAATCGAACGCGCGTGAATCTTATCGTCGACCAAATGCGACAGTTTCATCATATAGATCACACCGACGGTGATTTCATTATCAAAGGGCTCGCCGGACTTGCCGTCGTAGAGGACGGTTTTACCCGATTCGGGGAGTCCCGCCTTCTTCAGTTCGCCCTTGATTTCGTCGATCGAAGCGCCGTCAAAGACCGGGGTGGCAATCGGCATTTCGAGAGCCTTGGCCGCCCAGCCGAGATGCGTTTCGAGCAACTGGCCGACGTTCATACGGGAGGGAACGCCGAGTGGATTGAGGATGATCTCCACCGGGGTGCCGTCGGTGAGGTACGGCATGTCCTCGACCGGCACGATCTTGGCGATAACGCCTTTGTTGCCGTGACGGCCGGCCATCTTGTCGCCCACCGAAAGTTTGCGGCGAATGGCGATCTTGACCTTGACGAGCTGCTTGACGCCGGGCGGCAGTTCGCTGCCGCGGGCGATCTTGTCGAGTTCGATGTCGAGACGTTCCTGACAATCGCCAACAAGCTTCTCGGCTTCCGCGACGATGCTCAGGGCCTTCTTGTCGAGACGCGCATCGGAACAGACGCCGTCGCGCCAGGTGGAGGCAAGCACATCGACCTCGGCCAAGGTGCCTTCCTTAAACTTCTGGCCGGCGCGCAGGAGGACAGTGCCCTCTTCGGCGTGCTTGAGTGTCTTGGAGGTGGCGCCCTCAAGAATCGTTTCAAGCCGCTCGTTGAGGTGCGACTTGATCATCTTGATCTTGTCGCCCATTTTCTTACGAATCGCGGCTGATTCCGCTTTCTCGCGCTTCTTGGCTTCTTCGCTCTTTTCCTTACGCGAGAAAATCTTGGTATCGATCACGATGCCCTTAAGCCCCGGCGGCGCTTTCAAGGAGGCGTCGCGGACGTCGGCGGCCTTCTCCCCGAAGATGGCGCGCAGGAGGCGTTCCTCCGGCGAGAGTTCGGTCTCGCCTTTCGGCGTCACCTTACCGACCAGCACGTCGCCGGCTTCGACCTCGGTGCCGGTCTTGACGATACCGTGTTCATCGAGGTGCGAGAGCTCCTCTTCGGAGACGTTGGGGATTTCACGGGTGATTTCTTCGGCGCCGCGCTTGGTGTCGCGGACCTGAAGCTCATACTCTTCAATGTGAATCGAGGTAAAGATGTCGCGTTGTACCAGCGCTTCGCTGACGATGATGGCGTCCTCGAAGTTGTAACCGCGCCACGGCATGAAGGCCACGAGGGCGTTATAGCCGAGCGACAACTCGCCGCCATGGACGCCGGGGCCGTCGGCGATCGGGTCGCCGATACTGACGCGCTCGCCGACATCGACGATCGGACGATAGTTGATGCAGGTGTCTTGATTCGAGCGTTTGAATTTGATCATGCTGTAGGTGATCGGCTCGATGAAGCCCAATTCGTCGCCCTTGACCTTGGAGTCGGGCTGGATCGTAATGTGGTCGGCATCGGCCTCGGTGACCACGCCGGCAACCTTGGTCAGCATGACCGCACCGGAATCGCGGGCGGCCTTGCCTTCCATGCCGGTGCCGATATACGGCGGGTCGGTCACGAGCAGCGGCACGGCCTGGCGCTGCATGTTGGAGCCCATCAGCGCGCGGTTGGCGTCGTCATGTTCCAGGAACGGAATCAAGGACGCGGCGACCGAGACGAGCTGCTTGGGACTGACGTCGACGTAGTCAACCTTGCTGGGCTCGACGATCGGATAGTCGGAGCGGAGACGGCACGTGATCAGGTCGTTCTGGAACTTGCCATGCGACGAGATCGGCTCGGCGGCCTGGGCGATATGATAATCGTCTTCTTCGTCAGCGTTGAGGAAGACCAGTTGGTCGGTCACCTTGCCGTTGACGACCTTGCGGTACGGCGTTTCCAGGAAGCCGAGGTGGTTAATGCGCGCATAGGTCGCGAGCGAGGCGATCAGACCGATGTTCGGTCCTTCCGGCGTCTCGATCGGGCAGATACGGCCGTAGTGGGTATGGTGCACGTCGCGGACTTCGAAGCCGGCGCGCTCGCGGGTCAAACCGCCGGGGCCGAGGGCCGACAGGCGGCGCTTGTGCGTCAGTTCCGCCAGCGGATTGGTCTGATCCATAAACTGTGAGAGCTGCGACGAGCCGAAGAAGGTGTCCACGACCGACGAAACGGTACGGGCGTTGATCAGTTCATGCGGCGCGACTTTCTCGGTGTCTTTGAGCGAGAGCCGCTCGCGAATGGTGCGGGCGACGCGCGAGAGACCGACCGAGAAGAGGTTCTCGAGCAGTTCGCCGACCGTGCGGGTGCGGCGGTTGCCGAGATGATCGATATCGTCGATCGAGCCCTCACCGTTACGCAGCTTGAGCAGGTACGAGATGATCTTGATGAAGTCGTCCGGTGTCAGCGCGTTGTGAGTCATCGGGGTGTTCAGTTTCAGGCGCTGATTCAGCATATAGCGGCCGACTTCGCCGAGATCGCAGCGTTTGGCGTCGAAGAACATTTTCTCCATGACGTTCGAGGCGACCTCGGGAGTGAACTGCTCACCGGGGCGCTGCAGCGCATGGAACTTGGCCAAAGCTTCCTCGGTGGACTTGGTAACGTCTTTCTTAAAGGTATTGGCGATGACGCGGGCGTCCTTGGTGGCGTCGATCTTGAGCACCTTGATGTCCTTGACGCCGGCCTCCACCGCTTTCTCGGCAAGGTTTTCGGTGATTTCCTCGCCGGCGGAGATCAGGACTTCGCCCGACTCCTTGTCGACGACGGTCTGGGCGGAGAGCTTGCCGATGACCTTGGCGACGGAGCGGCTGGAGACGGCGACGGCTTCGGTGTCGTAAAACAGCTTGAGGATGTCTTCGTCGGTCGAGTGGCCAAGTCCGCGGAGGAACATCGTGATCGGCTGCTTCTTACGGCCGTCGGACGAAACCCACATCATGTCGTTGACATCGAGGTTGATTTCGACCCAGCTCCCGCGGTACGGGATAATGCGCGCGGCGAAGAGGCGTTTGCCGTTGGGGTGAATCTCGTCGTCGAAGAAGACGCCGGGAGAGCGATGCAACTGGCTGACGATGACGCGCTCGGAGCCGTTGATGATGAAGGTACCCTGCTCGGTGATGAGCGGAAACTCGCCGAGGAAGACGTCGTTTTCAATAACGTCCTTAACCTTCTTGGTCTCTTTCTTCTTGGTCTCCTTCCCTTCTTCTTCTTCCGGCTGTTCATAGGAGATCAATCGCAGTGTCGCTTTGAGCGGCACGGCGTAGGTCATGTTCCGGTCCTGACATTCCTGGATGGAGTACCGCGGTTTACCGATCGAGTACTTGACGAACTCGACGGTATAGTTTTCGCGGATGTCGGATACCGGAAAGATCTCCTCGAAGACGCGCTGCAACCCGATTTTCTTGCGTTTGTCGGAAGACAAGTCGGCCTGCAGAAATTCCTCGAACGATTCCAGCTGGATCGCCAGAAGGTTGGGCATTTCCGGTTCCATGGTCAACTTGCCGTACGACCGCCGATTCAGAGTTGAAACCTTGGCCAAGAGTTCACTCTCCTTTAAAGGATGATGGCTTTGTCACAAAGACTAACAAATCCGCCAGATTACGCTTTCACAAACATCGCTCGCGCCGGTATGCAACCGGTTGCGCCGTAAAAACAGAAAAACACCTTAGGCGTTCGGAAGTTCCCGAAGGCTAAAGATGCAAAAGACCCGACCGCCCGATGGGCCGGGTCTTGTTGAAGAAAAGCAAAGTTACTTAAGGTCCACCTGGCCGCCGACCTCTTCCAGCTTCTCCTTGACTTTCATCGCTTCATCCTTGGAGAGGCCTTCTTTCACGACGCCGGGGGCGTTATCAA
This DNA window, taken from Candidatus Zixiibacteriota bacterium, encodes the following:
- the rpoB gene encoding DNA-directed RNA polymerase subunit beta encodes the protein MEPEMPNLLAIQLESFEEFLQADLSSDKRKKIGLQRVFEEIFPVSDIRENYTVEFVKYSIGKPRYSIQECQDRNMTYAVPLKATLRLISYEQPEEEEGKETKKKETKKVKDVIENDVFLGEFPLITEQGTFIINGSERVIVSQLHRSPGVFFDDEIHPNGKRLFAARIIPYRGSWVEINLDVNDMMWVSSDGRKKQPITMFLRGLGHSTDEDILKLFYDTEAVAVSSRSVAKVIGKLSAQTVVDKESGEVLISAGEEITENLAEKAVEAGVKDIKVLKIDATKDARVIANTFKKDVTKSTEEALAKFHALQRPGEQFTPEVASNVMEKMFFDAKRCDLGEVGRYMLNQRLKLNTPMTHNALTPDDFIKIISYLLKLRNGEGSIDDIDHLGNRRTRTVGELLENLFSVGLSRVARTIRERLSLKDTEKVAPHELINARTVSSVVDTFFGSSQLSQFMDQTNPLAELTHKRRLSALGPGGLTRERAGFEVRDVHHTHYGRICPIETPEGPNIGLIASLATYARINHLGFLETPYRKVVNGKVTDQLVFLNADEEDDYHIAQAAEPISSHGKFQNDLITCRLRSDYPIVEPSKVDYVDVSPKQLVSVAASLIPFLEHDDANRALMGSNMQRQAVPLLVTDPPYIGTGMEGKAARDSGAVMLTKVAGVVTEADADHITIQPDSKVKGDELGFIEPITYSMIKFKRSNQDTCINYRPIVDVGERVSIGDPIADGPGVHGGELSLGYNALVAFMPWRGYNFEDAIIVSEALVQRDIFTSIHIEEYELQVRDTKRGAEEITREIPNVSEEELSHLDEHGIVKTGTEVEAGDVLVGKVTPKGETELSPEERLLRAIFGEKAADVRDASLKAPPGLKGIVIDTKIFSRKEKSEEAKKREKAESAAIRKKMGDKIKMIKSHLNERLETILEGATSKTLKHAEEGTVLLRAGQKFKEGTLAEVDVLASTWRDGVCSDARLDKKALSIVAEAEKLVGDCQERLDIELDKIARGSELPPGVKQLVKVKIAIRRKLSVGDKMAGRHGNKGVIAKIVPVEDMPYLTDGTPVEIILNPLGVPSRMNVGQLLETHLGWAAKALEMPIATPVFDGASIDEIKGELKKAGLPESGKTVLYDGKSGEPFDNEITVGVIYMMKLSHLVDDKIHARSIGPYSLVTQQPLGGKAQFGGQRFGEMEVWALEAYGAAYALQEMLTVKSDDVVGRSKIYEAIVKGENPPEPGVPESFNVLVKELRSLGLDVELIES